Proteins from a single region of Hermetia illucens chromosome 3, iHerIll2.2.curated.20191125, whole genome shotgun sequence:
- the LOC119651213 gene encoding Krueppel homolog 2 — translation MNDDQGTESNRTSTTQPPPQARLIEHVKENKIDVALWATRVLTIVFAIGYVFPIFGTSQNNFNKVLLANAATSALRLHQRIPSFAFNREFLNRLIMEDSCHYLLFSLIFFYVSPVFLIVCPVVLFAVLHASSYSLKLLDIIGQNSWWGARFFISIVEFQTTNILRLAAFSEIFLMPLTVILVFMGRAGLMTPFVYYHFLFMRYMSRRNPYTRTMFTELRMATESLACRSPPVVSKILRGGVAFVSRLAPQTQVPPPQAN, via the exons ATGAATGACGACCAGGGTACGGAGAGCAATCGCACATCGACGACGCAACCACCGCCACAGGCCCGCCTTATCGAACATgtcaaagaaaacaaaatagatGTAGCATTATGGGCAACTCGAGTATTAACAATTGTATTTGCAATTGGTTATGTTTTTCCAATATTTGG AACGTCCCAAAATAACTTCAATAAGGTTCTGTTAGCTAATGCAGCAACAAGTGCATTGCGACTACACCAACGTATTCCATCATTCGCATTCAATCGCGAATTTTTAAATCGATTGATAATGGAGGACTCGTGTcactatttattattttctttgatatttttctaCGTTAGTCCAGTCTTTTTGATTGTGTGCCCCGTGGTATTGTTTGCTGTTCTGCACGCGTCCAGCTATTCACTTAAATTGTTAGAT ATAATTGGACAGAACTCATGGTGGGGGGCAAGGTTCTTCATTTCGATTGTAGAATTTCAGACGACCAACATTCTACGATTAGCCGCATTCTCTGAAATATTTTTGATGCCGTTGACGGTCATATTAGTTTTCAT GGGTCGCGCTGGTCTAATGACACCATTCGTCTACTATCACTTCCTATTCATGCGTTACATGTCACGACGCAATCCCTACACCCGGACCATGTTCACTGAGTTGAGGATGGCCACCGAATCACTGGCATGTCGGTCACCACCAGTTGTTTCGAAAATTCTACGTGGTGGAGTTGCATTCGTATCACGTCTGGCGCCACAAACACAGGTGCCACCACCACAAGCTAATTAG